The DNA region cTTTTTGTGATGctataatttattacttaattagaaattgcactaaaaatataattacaaaattacaataaaatcatGGGAAAAAaatgtagagagaaaaataaaaggataaaacatttaaatgtagtatgaagatgagttatttgataaaattaatataggagTTACATTGTATTCTTGAAGTGTGTATAGAAAGTTAATTTTGTCTCTACAATTGCACATATAGttataaaattttcatatatctttttgtgatactataatttattacttaattagaaattacactaaaaatataattacaaaattacaataaaatcattggaaaaaaatgtggagaaaaaattaaaaggataaaacatttaaatgtaatataaaaatgagttatttgataaaattaatataggagTTACATTATATTTTTGAAGTGTGTAtagaaggttaattttgtcattataCATTGAAAAACAATGTCCTTTTTCCACAtttttataggtatatatatatatatatatatatatacagttttgatatcctGCACACCTACCGTGCACACCTTTGTGTGCACCGATGATGTGTCATTTACCCACAAAGGTGTGCACAGTAGGTGTGCAGGATATCAAAAcggtatattatatatatatatatatatatatatatattactttattaaaaaaaataaattggagGGCATGAAAAATAAGGGATTTACCTCGTTTATAGCACATGCATAAGTTTGTCTTTCAGCTCCACATTATTGCACAACAATGAAAGAAACTTTATTCGAATAGATACTGCTAAAGTCAAAACTGTGTTTCTATTTACAGAAAAGAATTGCCCCAACAAATGGAAAGCAGTCGATATATACGATAGAAAACCGAGCCAAAAACAGACTACTCGTCAAAAAAACTAACCCGAATCTAAACGCAGCTGAGTCAGAGCAAGAGATGGCGCCACCTCCAAGTCGTGCAGCCATTGCATTTACGTTTTACACCAATCTATTCATCTTGATAGGAAGATTTTGGAACTTCTGAGCATCAATTTCTTGGGCTTTGTACTTGGTTGCCATCACTACTGGAGCTATTTTGATACAAAAAATCTGTACTATAATCTTGACTACCAAAGGCCATCCTGCGAAACAATCTAATTTCTTCGGAATGTTGAGCCGAGTTGTATACTTCACTTTCACCGACTCTCATTCCATTTGACAAATCCGAGTTAGCCATACTGTCTAAAGCCCTCACCACCTGGAGTGCCACGGAAATGTGTGAATGATTACACTACTTCTAAAATGGAAAGCGTGACAATTTACAAAAGACATTGAATCTTTTTTTAGAGTCCATAAAAGGTAGGAGGTGTGGGCATAATATTAATGGGTGTTTTTTCTAATTAGATTTAACAGGATTTATAGTAGAAGGTGTCACCTGTCCCATCTTGGGTCTCTTTGCAGATGAATGACGTACACAAGCCGCAGCAACTTCAATTGTTCGGAACATCTCGCCGCTGACATATTGCCCTTCAAGCCTTGGATCTGCCAACTCCTCAAATTCTTGTGTCTCGAGTGCATGACTAAGCAAAGGTCGGGCCTGAGATATATAAATGTAAGATGTTAAACTTCTGAAAGCCTATATTCCTGTTTTACGCAACGAATTATGCAGCTGTGTAATGGTACATCACAACTTGAGGTCAGGTGGCAATTGGCACACCAAGTGACACCTATCTGATTTGAATGATTGACATTTGGAATCTCACAGCCCGACAAACGAATTTGAAGACTCAAAACCGCAAAAGATCACACACCCAGAGTAACTTAATAAGAAACTTATCTACAGTTCAAAATAATCATAGCATAAACTAAGAATAGAAATTCAGAAAAACAAGAGTCAAGACTTGAAAATATCTAAGCTTCTTGTATGATGAAAATTATGTTGGATGAGGGGATCGGACTGTCCCATGCTTCTAGACAGATGGCCCTGAATTGCCCCCAACCAGATAGATCTTACATATTACTCAGTCATTCATGCCAGAGTGAAAAGAAAGCCGGTTGAGTACACGGGTCAACATTCATTGGGTTCATGAATAGGGTATTTAATGAACTTACCCACTCCACTATGCTCTCCTCCCCTAAGGGCTGGGATGTATCGACAGGCTTGCGTCCACTAATTAACTCCAAGAGCACAACACCAAAGGAATACACGTCGGATTTGTCAGTCAACTTGCCACTGGATGCATACTCAGGAGCCATGTATCTGAACCAATCCAACCAGAGGAATAATATTAAAGATATGGTAGCGTACAATCTTCTGATGCTCCTATTTAGCTTCCTTTGAACAATTAAATGGATGACAACTTACCCAAAGGTTCCCATTACACGTGTTGTAACATGTGTATTAGCATCCATGGCTAATTTAGCGAGTCCAAAATCAGATACCTGAAATGTAGATTTTATAAAAAAGATCTGAAAGACAAAAAGAATATAGTTCTCCGTAACGAAGGCTTACCCGCGCTACGAAACTGTTATCTAAAAGGATATTTGATGACTTGATATCTCTATGGATAATACGGGGGTGACCTGAAGATTAAAAAGCCACTTCCCGATTAATGTCTCTTTAATTGcacaaaaataatgaaaatcaaATGTCAATACTAGATTAGAATATCAAACAAAATGATGATTCAGAGCGAACCACCCAATAAATGATTGCTGTCCATAATTTTTTCAATAGCTTAAATGATTACTGTCCATAATTTTTTCAATAGCTTGATGATTAAATTACTTCTAATTTCTGAAACCGTTCGTTAGTAAAACTGCCACCAGTTTTTGTCCAGACCTTCCAAAAGACAAAACAAGATATATAGACACAGAAAAGAGTAACATTGACAAATTTCAACCAAAAAAGGGGGGGATAAGACATCTGCTCCCAGAAATTTCATATCTACCAAAGCACATCTAGGAGTTAGTATTTCATAAATTTTCTATCCTGTTAGTAAAAAAGATAAATACATAGTTGCACAACTAAATATGAAAGACAAGAAGAGAGATGTTACGGGAAGCACTTCACCCTCTAGAACAGATTCCTCGAGTCTTGTCAAAGCAATTGTTTTTTATCATGCCGAACTATGACAGGTAGTGATTACTGAATTTTGCTAAAAACTTGTTTCTTTTAACCACCCATTGGATAGGTGTTATAGAGAGCAAAGCTATTATGTAAGAGTTTAGGAAACTTTGTCTCAAATAAGCCATTATCACCATATTTTTACACCCATAGTTCTCCCTTAGAACTCAAGTTTCATTTTCACAGCATATTTATTATCACAACAAAGACAGTCAAATCAAATTAAACGTGGAGGCAAATTCTGATAGATTTAATGATGTATCAGGAAACGAGGATAAATAGCTTACAGTCTTCATGAAGGTAGGCAATGCCACGAGCTGAACCAATGGCGATCTTCACTCGTGTAATCCAATCCAAAACTGGCTTACCTTGACCTAAGAGGAGAAACAAAACATCAGTACACTTTTGGCCAACATCACCTTACTCCAACACTGAGCAATAAAACTTACCATGAAGATGGAAGTAGAGAgtattatttgggacatattcATACACGAGCAGCCTTCTATTCTCGGCAATGCAATAACCTACAAGTGAAACCAAATGTCGATGGTGTATACGACTTATTATCTCGACTTCTGATCTGAATTCTCGCTCCCCCTGCCCTCCACCAACCTTCAACTGCTTAACTGCTATTTCTCGACCATCTGCAAGTCTTCCTTTGTACACCGAACCAAATCCACCTTCACCTAAGAGATTCTGAGGGGGAAATCCATTAGTGGCCTCAACTAACTCATTGTAGCTGAACCATGACCTTGAATTCCCCAACCCACCGGGCTCGTGGGGAGAATGAGAGATGCCATTGCCAGAGCCGCTTCCATAACCGGATCCTGCTATTTGCACCTTCACCATACCAGAACCTGGTCACAAATTAAAGCACTTCTTTAATCATTTgcaacatttaaaaaaagtaTACGTCACTGTTGAAAACTTCATTAGCACACGCTAAAGACAGCACCTGATTCTGTAGAAGGTTCAACTGAAGTTGGTAAAATGTGACCACCGTTTTGTCCAATATTCTTTTTCTTTCGCTTCCACACACAGCATGCAGCAGCTCCAAAGATTCCGAGCAGTAGAAAACCAACTACTAAAACAATTGCCACCGTTCCTCCAGTGCCTATACCACCACCTCCAGGGGAAGGTGAACCATTCGATGAATTGCCACCGGAGTTACTGGTATTTGTATTACCTGATGGAACCAGGGGAGTCGAAGGAGGTGACAAGGATGGTGGTGACAAAGCCtggggtggtggtggtggtggtgatcCTATTACAGGTGGTGGAGATATTCCAGGAGGAGAATTTAAAGATGGTCGAGGTGCGGGCGGAGAACGAGGTGGACCTGGTGGCACAGAGttcggtggtggtggaggtgaaGTTGGAGGAGGTCTACGAGATGGGGGTGGAGGTGAACTTTGGGGTGGTGGAGGTGAATCTCCCGGGGGTATAGGAGACGGTGGCGGCGGCGAATTATCAGGTGGCTGGGGAGGTGGGGGTGAGGTTTCTGGTGGGGTAGCAGCAGGAGGAGGGGGGGACCTGCTTGGCGGTTCAGGTGTTACTGGTGGAGGTGGACTTTCAGGGGCTGGTGGTGGATTAGTGGACGGAGGAGGAGGTGAAATAGGAGGATCAGACGGAGGAGTAGGAGGAGGTGGCGAGGAGACCGGGGGATTAGGCGGTGGAGACGCTGTTGGAGGTGGAGTAGATGGCTGAGATGGTGGGGTAGAAGATGGTGTAGGCTGAGAAGGCGGAGGAGGAGATGACGCCGGTGGTGGAGAAGACATAGAAGGAGGCGGTGGCAAGGATGGCTCTGGTGGGCTTACGTCGGTGGCCGGTGCTGGAGAGGCTACAGGCGGTGGAGGTGAAACGATCTGAGGCGGTGATGCACTACTAGAATTCCGAGAAATAGGTGGCTGAAATGGTGGAGGATTCAAGGGAGCATCAACAATGGGAGAATTTGGTGATGGAGATGTAAAGGACATCTCATCGACATAATTTGACCAATTCAATCATTTTACAGCCAAATCCCAAATCATATTCCTACAAAATTTCACAATGTAATGAAACAAGATCACTTGGAATCAGGCACGAATCAACGACTTCTTTCAAAAGATTCAATCTTTACACCCAGGATCAGTTCTCGACTGAACCCACAAATCAATATTCAAATCCCAGCTGCCCAAATCACAACCTTCCTCAAGAAAACAGAGAAATCTCAATCATGAACTTGAACCCCAATCATTAAACACAAAAACGAGCAAAACCCAGACCATTAGACACACAGTCCCACAACAAGTGAAGGATATCCGCAACAAATTTAACGTTTACCGACAGAACACCAATAACCCAATAAAGAGAGAGCAATAATTTCACTCGCAGAATCTTTTCTCTGGTGTAATATCGCAAAATCCAAATGGTACAGGTAAGAAGACTATTGCTTCAGAGGACCATAGGATAGACTACAAATGCTAAAAATCCGACCAAAAATTCTCATCCCCTCTGTATGAATGTGGAAGATTTTAAACACAGCTAACATCAGCAAATTTAGAGATTACATATGCATATAGGTTTGATTATTAATCAAAAAAGGAAACTTCTCTAATTTAGTCGGAAGTTTTTGAATATGAGACACGGAAAATGGGGTCTGTCAAACATACATAGATGAAATACCAAAGTAGCATTCAATACAAGCATTGACAGTGACTTCAGAGGGAATATAATACTCTCCCTTCCAAGTTCCATTCGGTTGAATGTGGATTATAAtgtaatattcaaaatatttaatataatatatgatctaagaaaaacattattattgactttttttaattaaaaaacgcGGGGATGCAGTCTTCACTGGCTAATTGTTATGTACTTTTGTGATGTTCTcctatataataataataataggcTAATAACTCTctcattatttaaaaaattagccCATGTGTCTCATCTgatttaattttgatattttaattattttatttttgtaaccAATTTTTTGTCATTTACTAAATAACACTCGAAAAGCCAATGATTTTCTCATCATCGTTCTAACTTTGTTGCAGAGACCCTAATCTCCAAATTATCGTGGCCGCTTCCACAAAGCTTTGGTGTTGTTCACAAATCCGGTATTGTTTATTGTTGTATTTATCTTCTATCGTATGGATTTGCCGATCCAGTTCTATGTATGGTATAGAGGTAAGTTTAAGATTAATATGAAAGGTACATATCCAAAGTAGTTTATGTTGGAGGAGTTAAGCATAAgtttaaaaatatgaattttgacATGTTTAATTTTTCGGATTTATATGGTATGTACAAATAGTGTGGTGGAATaagttaaaataattttttttactgaaTTCGTGGTATAGTGATTGAACATGGtttgataaatatttatgaGGATTTGGATGTCGCAAACATGTATGCGTTGTATAAGGATTCAAATTTAGTCACCATTTGGATTGAGGATAAGCTTGCCAATTACAGGTATTTGGGAAAGATAAATGACAAGATTGTTATCAACTGCACCATAATTTCATTCTTGCACAGTGACATAACATCCTCGTCATGGGGTTTATCTCGGCTGTTAATACAACCATAGCTGCTAAAACTCGGACATCTTAAATACGCATGATATTCATCTTCATCTCCATCGGGAAGCAAAGTATAACAGTCCGGGTGACATTAATGAAAGAACTCACACTAGTTCATCGAGCAGCTGTAGTACAACATACTTTTAGTTTCTTCTTTTTGGAAAACAAGTTATGAAATCAGCCATAACGTTGCAAGAACAGACTGGAGGCATTGGGTACTTTAAATCCAAGCGACATAGTGGTTGATTTTTTTGGATCGGTGAGAAGGAAAGTTCATTAACGTATGGAAGAAGTTGACTCAAATGAATAATGAAGACAACAATTTTAATATTGAAGTAAAGGTCGTTTACGATATTTTAGTTtaaaaaatcttcaaaaaaaGAAAACTCACAATTACAGCGCTGTGCAATTTATTTTCTGGACGTGGGATGTCGTGATCCAATTTTTTAACCAATGAGGAGGTTATTAACCTGTTAATATTACACAGGGAGTTTCAAGAACTTTTGATGTTTCACTGGGGACAAAATAAATTAGCCCCATCCTTTACGTATAGACATTGttactgaataactgaaaattacaTGAGATCAGTTatggcttatatcagttcagttatggacagaacaaaactgatatcagttgaactgatcaaatcagttaagaacaaaaacaattagttaaacagaaataacaacaagatatgtttatggatgttcgaagacttcaactgctcctacgtcaccccttctaccaatTCGGTAGgtacactagaagactttgattaattacaacaagtgtaacaACCCACccaacttaggacttacccactgcctaactgaactcctggTCTAGagtgaaggcatcaccttccagccaacatttATTTAACATCTGTGTCTCAAAGACTATATAAACATGTTTTACGCCATTGTGCAAGACGAATTTGAGTAGTggtatgtgtgtgtgcgtgagaactgatatctgaaaactacccgaaagtattatcacacactgagggaaatatgcttctaaaactaagctgataacacgttgaagtgttccctctagGCTCattgcttcttcaaagctgataAGCATTGTGCGCGCCCTCTCTATATTTATCTTTTTACTTGTCAACTCTCATCATCGTCTTCATTGAGCTTCGACTTCTATTTGTATTCATCAccgttttacgaaaatgattaacccaagttaCTATAAAAGTTCATTGTagcccattataaactcattttaaatctttaatttttaccaTATGGGACAAGAGGTATCACAGAcatcatatatataaattattttttgtgtataatatttttcctatatcaattaaaaattttaagtttgattttatttaatcaatcaaataaCTATTTTAGTatggtaattttttttatgatttttaaaagttatcacattttataataatttttcttgATCATTAGATTAGAGTAATGTGATCATTACTCTATCAATAATGACACCAAATTGATCATTTCTACCTCTCTTATATTATAATGTAGTATAAATTGAAGGATCGACAGCGTTT from Primulina tabacum isolate GXHZ01 chromosome 14, ASM2559414v2, whole genome shotgun sequence includes:
- the LOC142524339 gene encoding proline-rich receptor-like protein kinase PERK8, with the protein product MSFTSPSPNSPIVDAPLNPPPFQPPISRNSSSASPPQIVSPPPPVASPAPATDVSPPEPSLPPPPSMSSPPPASSPPPPSQPTPSSTPPSQPSTPPPTASPPPNPPVSSPPPPTPPSDPPISPPPPSTNPPPAPESPPPPVTPEPPSRSPPPPAATPPETSPPPPQPPDNSPPPPSPIPPGDSPPPPQSSPPPPSRRPPPTSPPPPPNSVPPGPPRSPPAPRPSLNSPPGISPPPVIGSPPPPPPQALSPPSLSPPSTPLVPSGNTNTSNSGGNSSNGSPSPGGGGIGTGGTVAIVLVVGFLLLGIFGAAACCVWKRKKKNIGQNGGHILPTSVEPSTESGSGMVKVQIAGSGYGSGSGNGISHSPHEPGGLGNSRSWFSYNELVEATNGFPPQNLLGEGGFGSVYKGRLADGREIAVKQLKVGGGQGEREFRSEVEIISRIHHRHLVSLVGYCIAENRRLLVYEYVPNNTLYFHLHGQGKPVLDWITRVKIAIGSARGIAYLHEDCHPRIIHRDIKSSNILLDNSFVARVSDFGLAKLAMDANTHVTTRVMGTFGYMAPEYASSGKLTDKSDVYSFGVVLLELISGRKPVDTSQPLGEESIVEWARPLLSHALETQEFEELADPRLEGQYVSGEMFRTIEVAAACVRHSSAKRPKMGQVVRALDSMANSDLSNGMRVGESEVYNSAQHSEEIRLFRRMAFGSQDYSTDFLYQNSSSSDGNQVQSPRN